In Streptomyces chartreusis, the following proteins share a genomic window:
- a CDS encoding aminopeptidase P family protein → MADELTPDESIAATAADPETESEEPIKQRKNGLYPGVSDELAENMKSGWADTELHDLEPIAQAAETAARRAALSARFPGERLVIPAGNLKTRSNDTEYAFRASVEYAYLTGNQTEDGVLVLEPVADGHEATIYLLPRSDRENGEFWLSGQGELWVGRRHSLTEAEKLYGIPASDVRELADSLREATGPVRVVRGYDAGIEAALTDKVTAERDAELRVFLSEARLVKDEFEIGELQKAVDSTVRGFEDVVKVLDKAEATSERYIEGTFFLRARVEGNDVGYGSICAAGPHACTLHWVRNDGPVRSGDLLLLDAGVETHTYYTADVTRTLPINGRFSEIQKKIYDAVYEAQEAGIAAVQPGAKYRDFHDASQRVLAEKLVEWGLVEGPVERVLELGLQRRWTLHGTGHMLGMDVHDCAAARVESYVDGTLEAGMVLTVEPGLYFQADDLTVPEEYRGIGVRIEDDILVTGDGNRNLSAALPRRSDEVESWMASLKG, encoded by the coding sequence GTGGCCGACGAGCTCACCCCGGATGAGTCCATTGCTGCTACCGCAGCGGACCCGGAGACTGAGTCTGAGGAGCCGATCAAGCAGCGCAAGAACGGCCTGTACCCGGGCGTGTCCGACGAGCTCGCCGAGAACATGAAGTCCGGCTGGGCCGACACGGAGCTCCATGACCTGGAGCCGATCGCCCAGGCCGCCGAGACCGCCGCCCGCCGCGCCGCGCTGTCGGCACGGTTCCCGGGCGAGCGCCTGGTGATCCCCGCGGGCAACCTGAAGACGCGCTCGAACGACACCGAGTACGCCTTCCGCGCGTCGGTCGAGTACGCGTACCTCACCGGCAACCAGACCGAGGACGGCGTGCTCGTCCTGGAGCCCGTCGCGGACGGCCACGAGGCGACGATCTACCTCCTGCCCCGCTCCGACCGGGAGAACGGCGAGTTCTGGCTCTCCGGCCAGGGCGAGCTGTGGGTCGGCCGCCGGCACTCGCTGACCGAGGCGGAGAAGCTGTACGGCATCCCGGCCTCCGACGTGCGCGAGCTCGCCGACAGCCTGCGCGAGGCCACCGGCCCCGTCCGGGTCGTGCGCGGCTACGACGCCGGCATCGAGGCCGCGCTGACCGACAAGGTCACCGCCGAGCGGGACGCCGAGCTGCGCGTCTTCCTCTCCGAGGCGCGGCTGGTCAAGGACGAGTTCGAGATCGGCGAGCTCCAGAAGGCCGTCGACTCCACGGTCCGCGGCTTCGAGGACGTCGTGAAGGTCCTCGACAAGGCCGAGGCGACCTCCGAGCGCTACATCGAGGGCACCTTCTTCCTCCGCGCGCGCGTCGAGGGCAACGACGTCGGCTACGGCTCCATCTGCGCCGCCGGCCCGCACGCCTGCACGCTGCACTGGGTGCGCAACGACGGGCCCGTGCGCTCCGGTGACCTGCTGCTGCTCGACGCGGGCGTCGAGACGCACACGTACTACACCGCCGACGTCACGCGCACGCTGCCGATCAACGGCCGCTTCAGCGAGATCCAGAAGAAGATCTACGACGCCGTGTACGAGGCCCAGGAGGCGGGCATCGCGGCCGTGCAGCCGGGCGCGAAGTACCGGGACTTCCACGACGCCTCGCAGCGCGTGCTCGCCGAGAAGCTGGTCGAGTGGGGGCTCGTCGAGGGGCCGGTGGAGCGGGTGCTGGAGCTCGGGCTCCAGCGGCGCTGGACGCTGCACGGCACCGGGCACATGCTCGGCATGGACGTCCACGACTGCGCCGCCGCGCGCGTGGAGTCCTACGTCGACGGCACGCTGGAGGCCGGCATGGTGCTGACCGTCGAGCCGGGGCTGTACTTCCAGGCCGACGACCTGACGGTGCCGGAGGAGTACCGGGGCATCGGGGTGCGGATCGAGGACGACATCCTGGTGACCGGGGACGGCAACCGGAACCTCAGCGCTGCGCTGCCGAGGCGGTCGGACGAGGTCGAGAGCTGGATGGCTTCTCTGAAGGGCTGA
- a CDS encoding PP2C family protein-serine/threonine phosphatase encodes MGVCDAFEQYAPVGKPDAMNAPHPPKVAGIDSTVPSPAHTVAPAPATSGASAVTPPSAPGALLQDRLAGWVSDLTTLHELTERLARTATLADALEELLRAGSALVGARRGLVVLEPADGLGPDTTIGLGLARADLGHIETVPRSAMSYGRILDGLPGGDGEIAQPDLLSEDGLDPRHREVAARLGFAASYALPLSTDGAGRLGAAVWLYDEPAEPSERQRHLIGLYTRYATEHLARLLEVERTRACMRTMAEELLPSRLPRMSGVQLAVRHRTGPRGGGDWYDALPLPDAALGLAVGSVTGSGPSAVAAMGRLRASLRAYAVMEGEDPVAVLSDLELLLRLTEPARSATALFAYCEPALRKITLAGAGHTPPLLIGDRRTEFVETSVSAPLGMLACWEAPSVEITAEAGETVLLYTDGLLHRTGDATDRAFARLHAAAAGVPRAIRHDPDAVVDHVLRTVLPEGADLADSDEDVVLLAARFE; translated from the coding sequence ATGGGGGTTTGCGATGCTTTTGAGCAATACGCACCGGTCGGAAAGCCGGACGCCATGAACGCTCCTCACCCTCCGAAAGTGGCCGGAATCGATTCGACGGTTCCGTCGCCCGCACACACTGTCGCGCCCGCGCCCGCGACCTCGGGGGCCTCAGCCGTCACCCCGCCGAGCGCACCCGGTGCCCTGCTCCAGGACCGCCTCGCCGGCTGGGTCTCGGACCTCACGACGCTCCACGAACTGACCGAACGCCTGGCCCGCACGGCCACCCTCGCCGACGCCCTGGAGGAGCTGCTGCGCGCCGGCTCCGCCCTCGTCGGCGCCCGGCGCGGGCTCGTCGTCCTGGAGCCCGCGGACGGACTGGGCCCCGACACGACCATCGGCCTCGGCCTCGCCCGCGCCGACCTCGGGCACATCGAGACGGTGCCCCGCAGCGCGATGTCGTACGGCAGGATCCTCGACGGGCTGCCCGGCGGGGACGGCGAGATCGCCCAGCCCGACCTGCTCTCCGAGGACGGCCTCGATCCCCGGCACCGCGAGGTGGCGGCCCGCCTCGGCTTCGCCGCCAGCTACGCCCTGCCGCTGTCCACGGACGGCGCCGGACGTCTCGGCGCCGCCGTCTGGCTGTACGACGAGCCCGCCGAACCGTCCGAGCGCCAGCGCCACCTCATCGGCCTGTACACCCGCTACGCCACCGAGCACCTGGCCCGGCTCCTCGAAGTCGAGCGCACGCGCGCGTGCATGCGGACCATGGCCGAGGAGCTGCTGCCCTCCCGGCTGCCGCGGATGTCCGGCGTCCAGCTCGCCGTCCGGCACCGCACCGGCCCACGCGGGGGCGGCGACTGGTACGACGCGCTGCCGCTGCCGGACGCCGCGCTCGGCCTCGCGGTCGGCTCGGTCACCGGGTCGGGCCCCAGCGCGGTCGCCGCGATGGGCCGGCTCAGGGCCAGCCTGCGGGCGTACGCCGTGATGGAGGGCGAGGACCCGGTCGCGGTCCTGTCCGACCTGGAGCTGCTGCTGCGGCTCACCGAGCCGGCCCGCTCCGCCACCGCGCTGTTCGCCTACTGCGAGCCCGCCCTGCGCAAGATCACGCTCGCCGGCGCCGGGCACACCCCGCCGCTGCTGATCGGCGACCGGCGCACGGAGTTCGTGGAGACCTCCGTCTCCGCCCCGCTGGGCATGCTGGCCTGCTGGGAGGCGCCGAGCGTGGAGATCACCGCCGAAGCCGGAGAGACGGTTCTGCTGTACACCGACGGGCTGCTGCACCGCACCGGCGACGCCACCGACCGTGCCTTCGCGCGGCTGCACGCGGCGGCGGCCGGGGTGCCGCGGGCGATCCGGCACGATCCGGACGCCGTGGTCGATCACGTTCTGCGGACCGTGCTGCCGGAGGGGGCGGACCTGGCGGACAGCGACGAGGACGTCGTCCTGCTCGCCGCCCGCTTCGAGTAG
- a CDS encoding bifunctional DNA primase/polymerase: MREILGRRRRLLRGDGKSELISAALTFATEWQWPVLPGVTTHPQGHSRCGCPDPDCTVPGAHPFDPGLLAATTDARMVRWWWGNRPAAPIILATGGQAPCAVSLPALPAAHALTALDRMGMRLGPVVASPARWAILVKPYSMEQLGELLYAKDFVPGSLRFHGEGGYLALPPSETGQGPISWQRAPLPGSASPWVPDVEAVVDAVVEALTRTGVSAPEL, encoded by the coding sequence ATGCGCGAGATCCTCGGAAGGCGACGCAGGCTCCTGCGCGGTGACGGGAAGTCTGAGCTGATCAGCGCGGCCCTGACCTTCGCGACGGAATGGCAGTGGCCCGTACTCCCGGGAGTGACGACGCACCCGCAGGGACATTCCCGCTGCGGCTGCCCCGACCCAGACTGCACGGTCCCCGGTGCCCACCCCTTCGACCCCGGTCTCCTCGCGGCGACCACCGACGCACGCATGGTGCGCTGGTGGTGGGGCAACCGCCCCGCGGCGCCGATCATCCTCGCCACCGGCGGCCAGGCGCCCTGCGCGGTCAGTCTCCCCGCGCTGCCGGCCGCGCACGCACTGACCGCACTCGACCGCATGGGCATGCGCCTCGGCCCGGTCGTCGCCTCGCCCGCCCGCTGGGCGATCCTGGTCAAGCCGTACTCCATGGAGCAGCTGGGCGAACTGCTCTACGCCAAGGACTTCGTCCCCGGCTCACTGCGCTTCCACGGCGAGGGCGGCTATCTCGCCCTGCCCCCCTCCGAGACGGGTCAGGGCCCGATCAGCTGGCAGCGCGCCCCACTGCCCGGCTCGGCCTCCCCGTGGGTGCCCGATGTGGAGGCCGTCGTCGACGCCGTGGTCGAGGCCCTCACTCGTACGGGTGTGAGCGCCCCCGAGTTGTAG
- a CDS encoding DUF5926 family protein, protein MAKKRVQTKAKRPQLSDAEIPVVGAREPCPCGSGRRYKACHGRAAAHAVTELVQRPFEGLPGECDWVALRELVPAATVELPLKGGLPEGVPSVTLATVLPMAWPALRRDDGSVLLGLQNDTASGDISRDLADTLQQALAAKPGTPVQGRRAPADGPRLQDLLDPEGAFEPVVHSGFEFWVPDAENATPDVAASLERANAAAIPTVKLTGVDAAYWCETPDKNHLRWVMPHPEEQLLDALARLHAAGRSSLGEGTRLVGSFRAHGLTVPVWDLPSGVGAEDVEKPAAEFAERLAAALATDAPLTPDERRARGGLTNRQVTLS, encoded by the coding sequence ATGGCCAAGAAGCGAGTCCAGACCAAGGCCAAGCGCCCGCAGCTCAGCGACGCAGAGATCCCGGTGGTCGGCGCGCGCGAGCCCTGCCCCTGCGGCAGCGGCCGGCGTTACAAGGCCTGTCACGGCCGGGCCGCCGCGCACGCGGTGACCGAGCTGGTGCAGCGCCCCTTCGAGGGACTCCCGGGCGAGTGCGACTGGGTGGCCCTGCGCGAGCTGGTGCCTGCCGCCACTGTCGAGCTGCCCCTCAAGGGCGGCCTGCCGGAGGGCGTCCCGTCCGTCACGCTGGCCACGGTGCTGCCGATGGCCTGGCCGGCCCTGCGCCGCGACGACGGCTCGGTGCTGCTCGGCCTTCAGAACGACACGGCGTCGGGCGACATCAGCCGCGATCTCGCCGACACCCTCCAGCAGGCCCTCGCCGCGAAGCCCGGCACCCCGGTCCAGGGCCGCCGCGCCCCCGCCGACGGTCCCCGGCTCCAGGATCTGCTCGACCCCGAAGGCGCGTTCGAGCCAGTTGTGCACTCGGGCTTCGAGTTCTGGGTCCCGGACGCGGAGAACGCCACTCCGGACGTGGCCGCCTCCCTGGAGCGGGCGAACGCCGCGGCCATCCCGACCGTGAAGCTAACCGGTGTGGACGCCGCCTACTGGTGCGAGACACCGGACAAGAACCACCTGCGCTGGGTCATGCCGCACCCCGAGGAGCAGCTTCTGGACGCCCTCGCGCGGCTGCACGCGGCGGGCCGGTCGAGCCTCGGCGAGGGCACCCGGCTGGTGGGTTCCTTCCGTGCTCACGGCCTGACCGTGCCGGTCTGGGACCTGCCGAGCGGCGTCGGCGCCGAGGACGTGGAGAAGCCGGCGGCCGAGTTCGCCGAGCGCCTCGCCGCGGCCCTGGCCACGGACGCGCCGCTCACTCCGGACGAGCGTCGCGCGCGGGGCGGCCTGACCAACCGGCAGGTCACGCTCAGCTGA
- a CDS encoding ATP-binding protein encodes MRRRTSIGRFPVQANGASTPWRGAKEVSGVALVVAQEVPTSSSMAVPHGPAGVGEARHRMRKQLRTGGVAESVIDDAVLILSELLSNACKHGRPLGDALSGDGDVRAAWRVESGGRLTVEVTDGGGPTRPAPATPSVTAHGGRGLNIITALADDWGVRDDARGEVTVWVVVHDDVHDPDAGHRRDDFATRVAAPPVHAIPGLGFADAFDERG; translated from the coding sequence ATGCGTCGCCGGACGTCGATTGGCCGGTTTCCGGTACAGGCCAATGGGGCATCCACACCGTGGCGTGGGGCAAAGGAGGTCTCGGGGGTGGCGTTGGTGGTGGCACAGGAGGTGCCCACGTCGTCGAGCATGGCCGTACCCCATGGTCCTGCGGGCGTGGGGGAAGCGAGACACCGGATGCGCAAGCAGTTGCGCACGGGCGGGGTCGCGGAATCGGTCATCGACGATGCCGTACTTATTCTTTCCGAACTCTTGAGCAACGCGTGCAAGCACGGCCGACCGCTCGGTGACGCGCTGTCCGGTGACGGCGACGTCCGGGCCGCATGGCGTGTGGAATCCGGCGGCAGGCTCACGGTGGAGGTGACGGACGGCGGCGGACCCACCCGCCCTGCTCCGGCCACGCCCTCGGTCACCGCACACGGCGGCCGCGGGCTGAACATCATCACCGCTCTCGCCGACGACTGGGGCGTCAGGGACGACGCCCGGGGCGAGGTCACGGTCTGGGTAGTGGTCCACGACGACGTGCACGATCCCGATGCCGGGCACCGCCGGGACGACTTCGCTACGCGCGTCGCGGCCCCGCCGGTACACGCGATACCCGGCCTCGGCTTCGCGGACGCCTTCGACGAACGCGGCTGA
- a CDS encoding glycerophosphodiester phosphodiesterase gives MTHARQHQIQVVAHRGASEDAPEHTLAAYKKAIEDGADALECDVRLTADGHLVCVHDRRVNRTSNGRGAVSALELAELAALDFGSRKNRDSWKNRAEEPDWEFRPEDPEDTSVLTLERLLELVADAGRRVEMAIETKHPTRWAGQVEERLLLLLKRFGLDTPVSAAESPVRIMSFSARSLHRVRAASPNLPTVSLMQFVSPRLRDGRLPAGVDIAGPSIRIVRSHPAYVERLKQAGHQVHVWTVNEPEDVDLCVELGVDAIITNRPRAVLRQLGR, from the coding sequence GTGACCCACGCACGGCAGCACCAGATCCAAGTCGTCGCCCATCGCGGAGCCTCCGAGGACGCTCCCGAGCACACCCTGGCCGCGTACAAGAAGGCGATCGAGGACGGTGCGGACGCCCTCGAGTGCGACGTACGCCTCACCGCGGACGGTCATCTCGTCTGTGTGCACGACCGCCGCGTCAACCGTACGTCCAACGGCCGCGGCGCGGTCTCGGCGCTGGAGCTCGCCGAGCTCGCCGCCCTCGACTTCGGCTCGCGCAAGAACCGGGACTCGTGGAAGAACCGGGCCGAGGAGCCCGACTGGGAGTTCCGGCCCGAGGACCCCGAGGACACCTCGGTGCTGACCCTGGAGCGGCTGCTGGAGCTCGTCGCCGACGCGGGCCGGCGCGTGGAGATGGCGATCGAGACCAAGCATCCGACCCGGTGGGCGGGGCAGGTCGAGGAGCGGCTGCTGCTTCTGCTGAAGCGTTTCGGCCTCGACACACCCGTCTCGGCGGCCGAGTCCCCGGTGCGGATCATGAGCTTCTCGGCGCGCTCGCTGCATCGCGTGCGTGCCGCGTCCCCGAACCTGCCGACGGTCTCCCTGATGCAGTTCGTCTCGCCGAGGCTGCGCGACGGGCGGCTGCCCGCGGGGGTCGACATCGCCGGCCCCTCGATCCGGATCGTGCGCAGTCACCCGGCCTATGTGGAGCGCCTGAAGCAGGCCGGCCACCAGGTGCACGTATGGACGGTGAACGAGCCCGAGGACGTCGACCTCTGCGTCGAGCTCGGGGTCGACGCCATCATCACCAACCGTCCCCGCGCGGTGCTGCGTCAGCTCGGCCGCTGA
- a CDS encoding S1C family serine protease — MSTENEGAAVPPAPSAPPVPADAPAAPASQEHPAPRADAEPTAPLPPVPNTAPASSNGTQPYGPDAYGPDPYAAQAADGVQPPADGSRPPAAHPHASQGSAPDAAWPPPPPPGSPYGDGGAGGAGGAGGAGGGSGWGAAYQQPAPKRGRGGLLAAVLIAALVAGGLGGGLGYTLAKNDDNTSSTTVSASDSGGSVKRDPGTVAGVAAKALPSTVTIQAESSAGEGGTGTGFVFDTEGHIVTNNHVVADAVDGGKLTATFPNGKRYDAEVVGHAQGYDVAVIKLKSAPSDLKPLTLGDSDKVAVGDSTIAIGAPFGLSNTVTTGIISAKNRPVASSDGTGSNASYMSALQTDASINPGNSGGPLLDAQGNVIGINSAIQSAANGMGGTSQSGSIGLGFAIPINQAKYVAQQLIKTGKPVYAKIGASVSLEDTGNGAKITEQGASGSDAVEAGGPAAKAGLKPGDVITKLDDSVIDSGPTLIGEIWTHQPGDKVTITYERGGKTHTVELTLGSRTGDS; from the coding sequence GTGAGCACCGAGAACGAGGGCGCCGCGGTCCCCCCGGCCCCGTCCGCACCCCCCGTGCCGGCGGATGCTCCTGCTGCTCCGGCATCCCAGGAGCACCCGGCTCCGCGCGCCGACGCCGAGCCCACGGCTCCGCTCCCGCCCGTGCCGAACACCGCCCCGGCGAGCTCGAACGGCACACAGCCGTACGGCCCGGATGCGTACGGCCCGGATCCGTACGCCGCGCAGGCCGCCGACGGGGTGCAGCCGCCCGCCGACGGATCCCGGCCGCCGGCCGCACACCCGCACGCCTCCCAGGGCTCGGCGCCCGACGCCGCCTGGCCGCCTCCGCCGCCGCCCGGCTCGCCGTACGGTGACGGCGGTGCCGGTGGGGCGGGCGGTGCCGGTGGTGCCGGTGGGGGCTCCGGCTGGGGTGCCGCGTACCAGCAGCCGGCGCCGAAGCGCGGGCGCGGCGGGCTGCTCGCCGCGGTCCTCATCGCCGCGCTGGTCGCGGGCGGTCTGGGCGGCGGCCTCGGCTACACCCTGGCCAAGAACGACGACAACACCTCCTCGACCACCGTCTCCGCCTCCGACAGCGGCGGCTCGGTCAAGCGCGACCCGGGCACCGTCGCGGGCGTGGCCGCCAAGGCGCTGCCCAGCACCGTCACCATCCAGGCCGAGAGCAGCGCCGGCGAGGGCGGCACCGGCACCGGCTTCGTCTTCGACACCGAGGGCCACATCGTCACCAACAACCACGTGGTGGCCGACGCGGTCGACGGCGGCAAGCTCACGGCGACGTTCCCGAACGGCAAGAGGTACGACGCCGAGGTCGTCGGCCACGCCCAGGGCTACGACGTGGCCGTCATCAAGCTCAAGAGCGCCCCGTCGGACCTCAAGCCGCTCACGCTCGGCGACTCCGACAAGGTCGCCGTCGGCGACTCGACGATCGCCATCGGCGCGCCCTTCGGCCTGTCCAACACGGTCACCACGGGCATCATCAGCGCCAAGAACCGCCCGGTGGCCTCCAGCGACGGCACCGGCAGCAACGCCTCCTACATGAGCGCCCTCCAGACCGACGCCTCGATCAACCCCGGCAACTCCGGCGGCCCGCTGCTGGACGCGCAGGGCAACGTCATCGGCATCAACTCCGCGATCCAGTCCGCCGCCAACGGCATGGGCGGCACCAGCCAGTCCGGCTCGATCGGCCTCGGCTTCGCCATCCCGATCAACCAGGCCAAGTACGTCGCCCAGCAGCTGATCAAGACCGGCAAGCCGGTGTACGCCAAGATCGGCGCCTCCGTCTCCCTGGAGGACACCGGCAACGGCGCCAAGATCACCGAGCAGGGCGCCAGCGGCTCGGACGCGGTCGAGGCGGGCGGCCCCGCCGCCAAGGCCGGCCTGAAGCCGGGCGACGTCATCACCAAGCTCGACGACTCGGTGATCGATTCCGGCCCCACCCTGATCGGCGAGATCTGGACCCACCAGCCCGGCGACAAGGTCACGATCACGTACGAGCGCGGCGGCAAGACGCACACCGTCGAACTGACCTTGGGCTCGCGCACGGGCGACAGCTGA
- a CDS encoding serine/threonine-protein kinase, translating into MSDLGRLVADRYLLVERVGSGGMGTVWRAEDRLLGRHVALKKLHIPPHLQDDEVRTLYERTRREARSAARIAHPNVIVVHDVLDDEGLPCIVMEYIPSLTLSDVLKQRGPLPPAEAARVGLAMASALRAAHDARVLHRDVKPGNVLLGDGGRIVLTDFGIAMESGTSSLTKPGELIGSIRYLAPERLKGAHPETGPASDLWALGATLYQAVEGRDPFRRATAIETAYAIATDPYDPPRSAGELAPVIEGLLVKEPGRRMDVHEVERRLADVADGRVSGVESTRTRGGESTGRSESAGWRNGAGRRDGADEPTLRERTRTRTEPTQHTAVSGTDSASTDRPERAGESSGRGNRRRTVLWSVLAVTLVACLAAGTLWWLKGRDAEGSSAHGSGADRPTSSASAPSSGPTTPPPMPSGYHLEDAGSGLSVPVPDGWKPKTLPGGELAYVDPTGLVGLRVNVVEFAGTDPVQHWRETEEEQTRRDNPGYERVRMASTTFRGRPAGYWEFTFDGTARKFRAAELAFASDDGTQYVIYLSAPNARWHEYRPVFENATNGARVQSDKP; encoded by the coding sequence GTGTCCGATCTTGGGCGGCTCGTCGCCGACCGGTACCTGCTGGTGGAGCGGGTGGGCAGCGGCGGCATGGGCACCGTGTGGCGGGCCGAGGACCGGCTGCTGGGCCGTCATGTCGCCCTGAAGAAGCTGCACATCCCACCGCACCTCCAGGACGACGAGGTGCGCACCCTCTACGAGCGCACCCGCCGCGAGGCCCGCAGCGCCGCCCGGATCGCCCACCCCAACGTGATCGTGGTGCACGACGTGCTCGACGACGAGGGCCTGCCGTGCATCGTCATGGAGTACATACCCTCACTCACCCTCAGCGACGTCCTGAAGCAGCGCGGCCCCCTGCCGCCCGCCGAGGCCGCCCGGGTCGGCCTCGCCATGGCCTCCGCCCTGCGCGCCGCCCATGACGCCAGGGTCCTGCACCGGGACGTCAAACCCGGGAACGTCCTCCTCGGCGACGGCGGACGCATCGTCCTCACCGACTTCGGCATCGCCATGGAGTCCGGTACGTCGTCCCTGACGAAGCCCGGCGAACTGATCGGCTCCATCCGCTACCTGGCCCCCGAACGTCTCAAGGGCGCGCACCCCGAGACGGGCCCCGCCAGCGACCTATGGGCCCTCGGCGCGACCCTGTACCAGGCGGTCGAGGGACGCGACCCCTTCCGCCGGGCCACCGCGATCGAGACCGCGTACGCCATCGCCACCGACCCCTACGACCCCCCGCGCAGCGCCGGTGAACTGGCCCCGGTGATCGAGGGCCTGCTGGTCAAGGAGCCCGGGCGGCGGATGGATGTGCACGAGGTCGAGCGGCGCCTGGCGGACGTGGCCGACGGGCGGGTGAGCGGCGTCGAGTCGACGAGGACGAGGGGAGGGGAGTCGACGGGGCGGTCGGAGTCGGCCGGGTGGCGGAACGGGGCAGGGCGGCGGGACGGGGCCGACGAGCCGACGCTTCGTGAGCGCACTCGCACTCGCACCGAGCCGACGCAACACACGGCAGTCAGCGGCACGGACTCCGCATCCACCGATCGACCGGAGCGAGCCGGTGAGTCGTCGGGCAGGGGAAACCGTCGTCGTACGGTGCTGTGGTCGGTCCTGGCGGTGACGCTCGTCGCGTGTCTGGCCGCCGGAACCCTGTGGTGGCTGAAGGGCAGGGACGCCGAGGGTTCCTCCGCCCACGGCTCCGGCGCCGACAGGCCCACTTCGTCGGCGAGCGCGCCGAGTTCGGGCCCCACCACGCCGCCGCCGATGCCCAGCGGCTACCACCTGGAGGACGCGGGCAGCGGACTGTCCGTGCCCGTACCGGACGGCTGGAAGCCCAAGACACTGCCCGGCGGCGAACTCGCGTACGTCGACCCGACCGGCCTGGTGGGGCTCCGGGTCAACGTCGTCGAGTTCGCGGGCACCGATCCCGTCCAGCACTGGCGGGAGACGGAGGAGGAGCAGACCCGTCGCGACAACCCCGGCTACGAGCGGGTGCGGATGGCGTCGACGACCTTCCGCGGCCGGCCCGCCGGGTACTGGGAGTTCACCTTCGACGGCACGGCGCGCAAGTTCCGGGCGGCGGAACTGGCCTTCGCGAGCGACGACGGCACGCAGTACGTGATCTACCTGTCCGCGCCGAACGCACGGTGGCACGAGTACCGGCCGGTCTTCGAGAACGCGACGAACGGCGCCCGCGTGCAGAGCGACAAGCCCTGA
- a CDS encoding cold-shock protein produces the protein MPQQGTVKWFNADKGYGYIGVDGGGPDVFVHYSAIQSDGYKSLDENQRVEFEVTQGNKGPQAESVRPL, from the coding sequence ATGCCTCAGCAGGGGACCGTCAAGTGGTTCAACGCGGACAAGGGGTACGGGTACATCGGCGTTGACGGCGGTGGTCCCGACGTCTTCGTCCACTACTCCGCCATCCAGTCCGACGGCTACAAGAGCCTGGACGAGAACCAGCGGGTCGAGTTCGAGGTGACTCAGGGCAACAAGGGCCCGCAGGCCGAATCGGTACGCCCCCTCTGA
- a CDS encoding bifunctional DNA primase/polymerase, translating to MATTDRQATTLALAHALSAAERGLAVIPLSRTKLPALRSPHRDDPDPAPCHGECGRFGHGVYDASTDPARIRELFAAAPWATGYGIACGLPPHHLIGIDLDTKSGTDSSAALRELALRHLFTIPPTVVVLTPSGGRHLWLTGPPEVVVPNSAGRLAPGIDIRGAGGYLVGPGSRTDHGVYSTAPGTAHIVPARCPRALLRLLLPPPRTHHPAPPSADGHGQGLVQFVLAAHEGQRNTRLFWAACRAYEDGIGPALVDPLVEAALNTGLTEREARATIASAARMTGHRP from the coding sequence ATGGCCACCACAGACCGGCAGGCCACGACGCTGGCCCTCGCACACGCCCTGTCAGCCGCCGAGCGCGGTCTGGCCGTCATTCCGCTGTCCCGGACGAAGCTCCCGGCACTGCGTTCCCCCCACCGCGACGACCCCGACCCCGCGCCCTGCCACGGCGAGTGCGGCCGCTTCGGACACGGCGTCTACGACGCCTCAACCGACCCCGCCCGCATCCGCGAACTCTTCGCCGCCGCCCCCTGGGCGACCGGCTACGGCATCGCCTGCGGGCTACCCCCGCACCATCTGATCGGCATCGACCTCGACACCAAATCCGGTACGGACTCCTCCGCCGCCCTGCGCGAACTGGCGCTGCGTCATCTGTTCACGATTCCGCCGACGGTGGTCGTCCTGACCCCGAGCGGCGGCCGTCACCTGTGGCTCACCGGGCCGCCCGAGGTCGTCGTCCCGAACTCGGCGGGCCGCCTCGCGCCCGGCATCGACATCCGGGGCGCCGGCGGCTACCTCGTCGGCCCCGGCTCGCGCACCGATCACGGCGTCTACAGCACAGCTCCCGGCACCGCCCACATCGTCCCCGCGCGCTGTCCGCGCGCCCTCCTGCGCCTGCTGCTTCCTCCGCCCCGCACGCACCACCCCGCGCCCCCGTCGGCCGACGGTCACGGCCAGGGCCTCGTCCAGTTCGTGCTCGCCGCGCACGAGGGCCAGCGCAACACCCGCCTGTTCTGGGCGGCCTGCCGCGCGTACGAGGACGGCATCGGGCCCGCGCTCGTCGATCCGCTCGTCGAGGCGGCCCTCAATACGGGCCTGACCGAACGCGAGGCCCGAGCGACGATCGCGTCGGCGGCACGGATGACGGGGCATCGGCCCTGA